From a region of the Citricoccus muralis genome:
- a CDS encoding TIGR01777 family oxidoreductase: protein MPVFERRSLVPHDRSTVFAWFSRRGALVRLTPPFAGSVRREPEGLDVGSTARLGIGAPGSLGLGLESATGLARTVLPFRLPQWFAPEAPWTARHTALEPDRMFRDEMASGPLKSWVHTHTFEDAAPGEMDTADGRPGCVVLDHIEYELPAGAVLRRKGSVWSRAGRWTEERLESELDRQFSYRTAQLREDLAFHAAHPVPSPGPDESGDPRRLTIAVSGASGLIGTQLCALLAGGGHRVLRLVRGGHHTPADETIAWDPASGMLDAEALRSADVVVNLSGETIGGRLSEAHRSEVLQSRLAATGLLARTLADLADDGRPRALVNASAVGYYGAEAGTGPRGEGLRETDPPGDDFLAEVCQQWERATAPAARAGVRTAMIRTGLVLTPAGGVLQQLLPLFLLGAGGPLGTGKDRNPWQSWISIDDIVGLFAHAALTDTVEGPVNGTAPEPVQARDFAATLGRVLRRPSAVPLPAAAPTALLGSEGNRLLVEADQRARADRAQGSGYTYRHPDLESALRHVLGR from the coding sequence ATGCCCGTCTTTGAACGCCGCTCCTTGGTCCCCCATGACCGGTCCACCGTGTTCGCCTGGTTCTCCCGGCGCGGTGCGCTCGTCCGCCTCACGCCGCCGTTCGCCGGTTCCGTGCGGCGGGAACCGGAGGGCCTCGACGTCGGCTCGACCGCCCGGTTGGGCATCGGCGCCCCTGGGTCGCTGGGCCTGGGCCTGGAGTCGGCCACCGGCCTGGCCAGGACGGTCCTGCCCTTCCGGCTGCCGCAGTGGTTCGCCCCCGAGGCCCCCTGGACGGCTCGGCACACCGCACTGGAGCCGGACCGCATGTTCCGGGACGAGATGGCCTCGGGCCCGCTGAAGTCCTGGGTCCACACGCACACCTTCGAGGACGCGGCTCCCGGGGAAATGGACACCGCGGATGGCCGCCCCGGTTGCGTGGTCCTCGACCACATCGAGTACGAGCTTCCGGCCGGGGCCGTCCTGCGCCGCAAGGGCTCGGTGTGGTCCCGGGCCGGGCGGTGGACGGAGGAGCGCCTCGAGTCCGAGCTGGACCGGCAGTTCTCCTACCGGACCGCCCAGCTCCGTGAGGACCTGGCCTTCCACGCCGCCCACCCCGTGCCGTCCCCCGGGCCCGACGAATCCGGGGACCCACGCCGGCTGACCATCGCCGTGTCCGGGGCCAGCGGCCTGATCGGCACCCAACTATGCGCCCTGCTGGCCGGCGGCGGGCACCGCGTCCTGCGCCTGGTCCGCGGCGGCCACCACACCCCTGCGGACGAGACCATCGCGTGGGACCCGGCCTCCGGGATGCTGGACGCCGAGGCGCTCCGGAGCGCCGACGTCGTGGTGAACCTGTCTGGTGAGACCATCGGCGGGCGGCTCTCCGAGGCCCACCGATCCGAGGTGCTGCAGTCCCGGCTGGCGGCGACCGGCCTGCTCGCCCGGACGCTGGCGGACCTGGCCGACGACGGCCGGCCCCGGGCGCTCGTGAACGCCTCCGCGGTCGGCTACTACGGTGCCGAAGCCGGCACCGGCCCCCGCGGTGAGGGGCTGCGGGAGACCGATCCGCCCGGGGACGACTTCCTGGCCGAGGTCTGCCAGCAGTGGGAACGCGCCACCGCGCCGGCCGCCCGGGCCGGGGTCCGGACGGCGATGATCCGCACCGGCCTGGTGCTGACACCGGCCGGGGGTGTCCTGCAGCAGCTGCTGCCACTGTTCCTCCTCGGCGCGGGTGGTCCGCTGGGCACCGGCAAGGACCGGAACCCATGGCAGAGCTGGATCTCGATCGACGACATCGTGGGACTCTTCGCCCATGCCGCCCTCACGGACACCGTGGAGGGACCGGTCAACGGCACCGCGCCTGAACCCGTCCAGGCCCGGGACTTCGCCGCCACCCTCGGACGGGTGCTCCGCCGCCCCTCGGCCGTCCCCCTACCGGCAGCCGCCCCCACAGCGCTGCTGGGCTCTGAGGGCAACCGACTGCTGGTGGAGGCGGACCAGCGGGCCCGGGCGGACCGGGCCCAAGGCTCCGGCTACACCTACCGCCATCCGGACCTGGAATCGGCCCTGCGGCACGTGCTGGGACGCTGA
- a CDS encoding S-layer homology domain-containing protein, with protein MHHRLTLSPSHPVRRTGFGLLAAAVLIGTVAATPAAAVGTAPSGTLAAATAATQAEVSAPTPAGDGFRVLPYLMEPSAESVDLVWFSETDEPGSVVVDYPGEGTGPVSLTSSPEHQPLLGYTDAELSQDIKGLEKGSWLKGAENYKHRVTIPGLTPGAEIQYTVTQGAETHESTFTAGPGSDWDELRIVAFSDTETEPYGRTEHREWEQSPVNGYTDDSLERPGEGSAWAEKFGHATRYGSFTLNYPLDQDTALQENLKHIEAADPDLMLIAGDLAQGSGYQPAWDEFFGYFAGENGDLASRIPVLTALGNWETFAAINGGYGTAEDQSPAVISRNKYHSYFERTGDGADQDNQQYRGSYYRTDHGPVTILTLDSTNGVPDEDTGTGELSGEIFSGDDSNLTEENLSTDTQGEFTVESYTEAFKKVFPGTTDADVDLPNFNEGTAQWAWAQEQLKDAQEKDQVVLVQFHHAAYSNGVHGTPPNHEHADNQSGVAMRAYTPMFEEYGVSAVISGHDEMFERSWVDSDGDGKGFHSFDVGVAADGLRGEQLAQNEEGDYEPIRFNTSSEWMAAADAPETWTERDGVLQLEDGGLHYGHLQIDLKHVGEGTEVTLSPVYVFPELDSEYNLVGTERRVYDDVTTFTVDRDGTDEPATPEQPVDFTDNAPGSQYYAPVRWLQLEGISTGHADGSYRKFDDISRGESVAFLYRYLDGTAGAGEDFSDVTDQASFYDEISWATAEGVTTGYIDGTFRAAEDVTRGEFVSFLYRASGAETTAPEEPAFPDVDVNSAHAEAIAWATSQGVVNGYQDDKFRPHEPIHRAEVATVLSHFDAAATE; from the coding sequence ATGCACCACCGTCTCACTCTCTCCCCGTCCCACCCGGTGCGCCGGACCGGCTTCGGCCTCCTGGCCGCCGCCGTTCTGATCGGCACCGTTGCAGCCACCCCGGCCGCCGCCGTCGGGACGGCCCCGTCAGGCACCCTCGCCGCTGCCACCGCGGCCACCCAGGCCGAGGTCTCTGCCCCGACACCGGCCGGTGACGGATTCCGCGTGCTGCCCTACCTGATGGAGCCGTCCGCCGAGTCCGTCGATCTGGTCTGGTTCTCGGAGACCGATGAGCCGGGCAGCGTGGTGGTCGACTACCCGGGTGAGGGGACCGGCCCGGTGAGCCTGACTTCCTCTCCCGAGCACCAGCCGCTGCTGGGATACACCGACGCCGAGCTGTCCCAGGACATCAAGGGTCTGGAAAAGGGATCCTGGCTGAAGGGCGCCGAGAACTACAAACACCGGGTGACGATCCCCGGGCTGACCCCTGGAGCCGAGATTCAGTACACCGTCACCCAGGGCGCAGAGACCCACGAGTCCACCTTCACCGCCGGACCCGGCTCCGACTGGGACGAACTGCGCATCGTGGCGTTCTCGGACACGGAGACCGAGCCCTACGGCCGCACCGAGCACCGTGAATGGGAACAGTCCCCCGTCAACGGCTACACAGACGACTCTCTGGAACGCCCCGGCGAGGGCTCCGCCTGGGCCGAGAAGTTCGGGCATGCCACCCGCTACGGCTCCTTCACCCTGAACTATCCGCTGGATCAGGACACCGCGCTACAGGAGAATCTCAAGCACATCGAGGCCGCTGATCCGGACCTGATGCTGATCGCCGGTGACCTTGCACAGGGGTCTGGTTATCAGCCCGCCTGGGACGAGTTCTTCGGCTACTTCGCCGGCGAGAACGGTGATCTCGCCTCCCGGATCCCGGTGCTCACCGCCCTGGGCAACTGGGAGACGTTCGCCGCCATCAACGGCGGCTACGGCACGGCTGAGGACCAGTCCCCGGCCGTGATCTCGAGGAACAAGTACCACTCCTACTTCGAACGGACCGGCGACGGCGCGGACCAGGACAACCAGCAGTACCGCGGGTCCTACTACCGCACCGATCATGGGCCGGTCACCATCCTGACCCTGGACTCGACCAACGGTGTCCCCGACGAGGACACCGGCACCGGAGAGCTGTCCGGAGAGATCTTCTCGGGTGACGACTCGAACCTGACCGAGGAGAACCTCTCCACGGACACCCAGGGCGAGTTCACCGTCGAGAGCTACACAGAGGCGTTCAAGAAAGTCTTCCCCGGCACCACCGACGCGGACGTGGACCTGCCCAACTTCAACGAGGGCACGGCCCAGTGGGCCTGGGCCCAGGAACAGTTGAAGGACGCGCAGGAGAAGGACCAGGTCGTCCTCGTGCAGTTCCACCACGCCGCCTACTCCAACGGCGTCCACGGGACCCCGCCGAACCATGAGCACGCCGACAACCAGTCCGGCGTGGCCATGCGCGCCTACACCCCGATGTTCGAGGAGTACGGCGTCTCCGCCGTGATCTCCGGGCATGATGAGATGTTCGAGCGCTCCTGGGTGGACTCCGACGGCGACGGGAAGGGCTTCCACTCCTTCGACGTGGGTGTGGCCGCCGACGGCCTGCGCGGGGAACAGCTCGCCCAGAACGAGGAGGGCGACTACGAGCCGATCCGCTTCAACACCTCCTCCGAGTGGATGGCCGCGGCGGACGCCCCGGAGACGTGGACAGAACGCGACGGCGTGCTGCAGCTCGAGGACGGCGGGCTGCACTACGGCCACCTGCAGATCGATCTGAAGCACGTCGGCGAGGGCACCGAGGTCACCCTGTCCCCGGTCTACGTCTTCCCGGAGCTGGACAGTGAGTACAACCTGGTCGGGACCGAACGCCGCGTGTATGACGACGTCACCACCTTCACCGTGGACCGTGATGGCACCGATGAGCCGGCGACCCCTGAACAGCCGGTGGACTTCACGGACAATGCCCCGGGCTCGCAGTACTACGCACCGGTGCGCTGGCTGCAGCTGGAGGGTATCTCCACCGGCCACGCCGACGGCAGCTACCGCAAGTTCGACGACATCTCCCGTGGTGAGTCGGTGGCCTTCCTGTACCGCTACCTGGACGGCACCGCCGGTGCGGGCGAGGACTTCTCGGACGTGACGGATCAGGCCTCCTTCTATGACGAGATCAGTTGGGCCACCGCCGAAGGCGTCACCACCGGCTACATCGACGGCACCTTCCGTGCCGCCGAGGACGTGACCCGTGGCGAGTTCGTGTCCTTCCTCTACCGGGCCTCCGGAGCGGAGACCACTGCTCCCGAGGAGCCGGCCTTCCCGGACGTGGACGTGAACAGCGCGCACGCCGAGGCCATCGCCTGGGCCACCTCCCAGGGTGTCGTCAACGGCTATCAGGACGACAAGTTCCGCCCACATGAGCCGATCCACCGCGCCGAGGTCGCCACCGTGTTGAGCCACTTCGACGCGGCCGCCACGGAGTAG
- a CDS encoding DUF3592 domain-containing protein, protein MLGSKMFQAKLKYRAVVRISGSLIGGSQVTSDPLAKTLKIRENSRVSRTRIPEIFPLGSALEVHYNPADPRENFAVRDHGSLMGPILGWAGAGLLVLAVVLGFSLGLSS, encoded by the coding sequence GTGCTCGGCAGCAAAATGTTCCAGGCCAAGCTGAAGTACCGGGCCGTGGTCCGCATCAGCGGCAGCCTGATCGGGGGGTCACAGGTCACCAGCGATCCGCTCGCCAAGACCTTGAAGATCCGGGAGAACAGCCGCGTCTCCCGGACCCGGATCCCCGAGATCTTCCCGCTGGGATCGGCCCTCGAGGTCCACTACAACCCCGCCGATCCGCGCGAGAACTTCGCCGTCCGGGACCACGGTTCCCTGATGGGCCCGATCCTGGGGTGGGCCGGCGCCGGACTGCTGGTCCTCGCCGTGGTACTGGGCTTCTCACTCGGCCTTTCAAGCTAG
- a CDS encoding MFS transporter: protein MSTPHPAVRGQPALWGLMWIAVWGFSGFFLSYSTMVPISLDRGLTAVTGGTLLTIMMLSVIAVQPAAPALRQRWGPRRTIGSSLLLMAGGHGASLFIPHPVAALLVTGVAVGCGFGVLVVVATAAVPAVSRPDRAGRALGQFGAATSAAAAVGAPLGLWFSGVVPLEAFRLVAATCVLLAFVALRGVPDRAAEVSGTGTVEPLDPLETTSEGEAPQAGAARASGTGSGPAAARWWAALGPVLLPFLVSMAAYGLVIAFGPGGDTAHPAVFIATMQAASVAGRWISGSLTDRLDHTAVYTAGIAMTAAGLVAVALVESPWLLAACLVLMGVGIGTVQSASLVMAFARAASHGRASVGWNMSFDTGLGLAGVFGGVGFTYLGPEVTFAGVASLILLAGIPLWLRRSRPHGRSRNRSQNG from the coding sequence GTGAGCACTCCGCACCCCGCAGTCCGAGGTCAGCCAGCCCTGTGGGGCCTGATGTGGATCGCAGTGTGGGGCTTCTCCGGCTTCTTCCTCAGCTACTCCACCATGGTGCCGATCAGCCTCGACCGGGGACTGACCGCAGTCACCGGCGGCACCCTGCTGACCATCATGATGCTCAGTGTGATCGCCGTGCAGCCGGCGGCCCCCGCCCTGCGCCAGAGGTGGGGCCCACGCCGGACCATCGGGTCATCCCTGCTGCTGATGGCCGGCGGCCACGGCGCGAGCCTCTTCATCCCCCACCCTGTGGCGGCACTGCTGGTGACCGGCGTGGCCGTCGGATGTGGCTTCGGCGTTCTGGTGGTGGTGGCGACGGCGGCCGTCCCGGCGGTCTCCCGGCCGGACCGGGCGGGGCGTGCGCTGGGGCAGTTCGGGGCGGCGACCTCGGCCGCCGCCGCCGTGGGTGCCCCGCTGGGGCTGTGGTTCAGCGGGGTGGTGCCACTGGAGGCCTTCCGGCTCGTGGCCGCCACGTGCGTGCTGCTCGCCTTCGTGGCCCTGCGCGGCGTCCCGGACCGCGCCGCTGAGGTCTCCGGAACGGGCACCGTCGAGCCGCTGGATCCCCTGGAGACCACATCGGAGGGCGAGGCTCCTCAGGCCGGTGCGGCCCGCGCGTCGGGCACGGGTTCCGGGCCGGCGGCCGCGCGGTGGTGGGCGGCGCTGGGGCCGGTGCTGCTGCCGTTCTTGGTCAGCATGGCCGCCTACGGGCTGGTGATCGCGTTCGGGCCGGGAGGGGACACCGCGCATCCGGCGGTGTTCATCGCGACGATGCAGGCGGCCTCCGTGGCTGGACGCTGGATCTCGGGATCGTTGACGGACCGGCTCGATCACACGGCGGTCTACACGGCCGGGATCGCGATGACGGCGGCCGGACTGGTGGCCGTGGCCCTGGTGGAATCTCCCTGGCTCCTGGCCGCCTGCCTGGTGCTGATGGGGGTGGGGATCGGCACCGTGCAGTCCGCCAGCCTGGTCATGGCCTTCGCCCGAGCCGCCAGCCACGGCCGGGCCAGCGTGGGCTGGAACATGAGCTTCGACACCGGGCTGGGGCTGGCCGGGGTGTTCGGCGGTGTGGGGTTCACCTACCTGGGCCCAGAGGTCACCTTCGCCGGGGTGGCCAGCCTGATCCTGCTCGCGGGGATCCCGCTCTGGCTGCGCCGCAGTCGCCCCCACGGCCGCAGTCGAAACCGCAGCCAGAACGGCTAG